Proteins from one Lacrimispora sphenoides genomic window:
- a CDS encoding ABC transporter ATP-binding protein produces the protein MSHDTVVSVKNLHVNFYNNDRCNQVIRGINFDLKKRRILCIVGESGCGKSVTANSIMGLLPDLSRIEKGEIHFYNDDKDIRIDQLKRKGSEMRKIRGNGISMIFQDPMTALNPVLTVGYQINEALLSHGRAKNREEATRASIGLLREMGIPLPEKRFYEYPHQFSGGMCQRAMIAMAMSCRPRVLIADEPTTALDVTIQAQIFELMLDLKNNNDTAILLITHDMGVVAELADDVAVMYMGNIIESGDARSVLTEPSHPYTKALLNSIPVLGRGKTQKLEPIKGSTPDPYNRPSGCQFAPRCPYAAPVCKERLPDERLIAPGHMCRCCHDRLKEEGQHHE, from the coding sequence ATGAGTCATGATACGGTAGTAAGTGTAAAAAACCTCCATGTGAACTTTTACAACAATGATCGCTGTAATCAAGTAATCAGAGGAATTAACTTTGATTTAAAAAAGCGAAGGATTCTGTGTATCGTAGGAGAGAGCGGATGCGGGAAATCGGTCACAGCTAATTCCATTATGGGACTGCTTCCGGATCTCTCCAGGATTGAAAAAGGCGAAATTCACTTTTATAACGATGACAAGGATATCCGGATCGATCAGCTAAAGAGAAAAGGAAGTGAAATGCGTAAGATCCGGGGAAATGGTATTTCCATGATATTCCAGGATCCTATGACGGCGTTGAATCCGGTATTAACCGTAGGATATCAAATTAATGAAGCACTTCTGTCTCATGGGAGAGCGAAAAACAGAGAGGAAGCTACAAGGGCCTCTATCGGGCTTTTGAGGGAGATGGGGATTCCTTTGCCTGAAAAGCGGTTTTATGAGTACCCTCATCAGTTTTCCGGAGGGATGTGCCAGCGCGCGATGATCGCCATGGCAATGAGCTGCAGGCCCAGAGTGCTGATTGCGGATGAACCGACTACGGCCCTGGATGTCACAATTCAGGCTCAGATATTCGAATTGATGCTGGATCTGAAAAATAACAATGACACCGCGATACTGTTGATCACCCATGATATGGGGGTGGTGGCCGAACTTGCAGATGATGTTGCGGTAATGTATATGGGGAATATCATAGAGAGCGGAGATGCCAGATCAGTTCTGACAGAGCCATCCCACCCCTATACAAAAGCACTGTTAAATTCCATCCCTGTTCTGGGACGGGGAAAAACGCAGAAGCTTGAGCCCATCAAAGGTTCTACTCCTGATCCCTATAACCGGCCGTCAGGCTGTCAATTTGCTCCCAGATGTCCATATGCAGCACCGGTATGCAAGGAACGGCTTCCGGATGAGCGCCTGATTGCTCCCGGGCATATGTGCCGGTGCTGCCATGACCGTTTAAAAGAGGAGGGTCAGCATCATGAATGA